In Thermodesulfobacteriota bacterium, a genomic segment contains:
- a CDS encoding TRAP transporter permease codes for MSEKNMAENQENNEKTDSADSKKPADRNQILVNIIAKIVMIIAVSLSIYQLYTAGIAALTAMVQRSIHLGAILCLTFLLKPAYKKARKDKFTFLLFFDWALVCASVYCTFYICYNLTAIFERQGDWLTSDLVVSIIGTVLVLEACRRVIGLIMTGICIAGILYAMYGPYMPELIIHKGYSVERIVTTLWLTTEGIFGLPIGVAATFVFVFVLFGAILETTGGGAFFIDIAYALTGRFSGGPAKTSVIASGFMGSVSGSAVGNVVATGSFTIPMMKKVGYRSHVAGAIEAAASTGGQLMPPIMGAGAFLMAEFTNTSYLTIIKVALIPAIMYYITVLLFVHYEAQKFGLKGQPKESLPKIMKVIKEGLHFIIPVLILIYVLVSNYSPMMAGFVTVVSTLAISITANTVRWAVNTNRLPRDDSQRISLGRFGLNEFKLLIRALENGAKNAIMVSVACAAAGIIVGMVTLTGMGLKFSSLVLDLSFGIKVLAILLIGAASLVLGMGLPVTASYIVLATLAGPALLDMGVPIMVAHMIVFWYSQDANVTPPVSLASFAGAGVAGANPMRTAFTSWKLAKGLYIIPIIMAYRPLLGMGKNYELMHWEVGLTMIITTLGLIAFASGLERYFLRKATWLETILFWLAAAGLFWPQYWADVAGFIAFVSAAVLQKSYVPQKAPKIAAET; via the coding sequence ATGTCTGAAAAAAATATGGCTGAAAACCAAGAAAATAATGAAAAAACTGATTCGGCAGACAGTAAAAAACCTGCTGATAGAAACCAGATACTGGTAAATATTATAGCCAAGATAGTAATGATTATAGCTGTCAGCTTAAGTATTTACCAACTTTACACCGCCGGGATTGCTGCACTTACCGCAATGGTTCAACGTTCCATACACTTAGGGGCCATCCTTTGTCTGACCTTTTTACTCAAACCAGCTTATAAAAAAGCACGAAAGGATAAGTTTACCTTCTTACTCTTTTTTGATTGGGCGCTGGTTTGTGCATCAGTTTATTGTACATTTTACATCTGTTACAATCTCACAGCCATATTTGAACGACAGGGAGACTGGCTGACAAGTGACCTGGTGGTCAGCATTATTGGTACGGTTCTGGTACTTGAGGCCTGCCGCAGGGTAATCGGTTTGATTATGACCGGTATATGCATTGCGGGCATCCTATATGCAATGTATGGGCCTTACATGCCGGAACTGATAATCCACAAGGGGTATAGTGTAGAGCGTATTGTTACTACGTTATGGCTTACCACCGAGGGAATATTCGGACTTCCTATTGGAGTGGCCGCTACTTTTGTGTTTGTTTTTGTACTATTTGGTGCAATTCTTGAAACAACCGGTGGGGGGGCATTCTTTATTGATATCGCTTATGCGCTTACCGGCCGTTTTTCAGGAGGTCCTGCCAAGACATCAGTTATCGCCTCGGGATTTATGGGTTCGGTTTCAGGTTCGGCAGTGGGTAATGTGGTAGCCACCGGTTCATTCACAATCCCAATGATGAAAAAAGTGGGATACAGATCGCATGTTGCAGGGGCTATTGAGGCCGCTGCATCCACCGGCGGTCAGCTTATGCCACCTATCATGGGGGCAGGAGCGTTCTTAATGGCCGAGTTTACCAATACAAGCTACCTTACAATCATCAAAGTGGCTTTGATACCTGCCATCATGTACTACATAACAGTGTTATTATTCGTACACTACGAAGCTCAGAAGTTCGGTCTGAAGGGGCAGCCCAAAGAGAGCCTGCCAAAGATCATGAAAGTAATCAAAGAGGGATTGCATTTTATTATTCCTGTATTGATATTGATTTATGTATTGGTGTCTAACTATTCGCCCATGATGGCAGGATTTGTTACTGTGGTGAGCACACTTGCAATCAGCATAACTGCAAACACTGTGCGATGGGCGGTGAATACCAATAGACTGCCAAGAGATGATTCACAGCGTATCAGCCTGGGAAGATTCGGACTTAATGAGTTTAAACTATTAATAAGGGCTCTTGAAAATGGCGCAAAGAACGCCATAATGGTCTCTGTGGCCTGCGCGGCAGCAGGAATAATCGTAGGTATGGTTACCCTCACCGGCATGGGGCTTAAATTCTCAAGCTTGGTTCTAGACCTCAGTTTTGGCATAAAAGTCCTTGCCATACTTTTGATAGGTGCTGCATCGCTGGTGCTTGGTATGGGGCTTCCCGTTACTGCAAGTTATATCGTATTGGCCACACTGGCCGGTCCAGCTCTTTTAGATATGGGGGTACCGATAATGGTCGCCCATATGATTGTATTCTGGTATTCGCAGGACGCCAATGTGACTCCACCGGTGAGCCTGGCAAGTTTTGCAGGCGCAGGGGTAGCCGGAGCAAATCCCATGAGGACCGCCTTTACTTCGTGGAAGCTTGCCAAAGGACTTTATATCATTCCAATAATTATGGCTTACAGACCTCTTTTAGGCATGGGCAAAAATTACGAATTAATGCACTGGGAGGTTGGGCTGACTATGATTATTACTACATTGGGCTTGATCGCCTTTGCTTCCGGTTTGGAACGATATTTCCTGCGTAAAGCAACCTGGCTGGAAACGATTCTTTTTTGGCTGGCTGCCGCCGGACTATTCTGGCCGCAATACTGGGCTGATGTTGCCGGTTTTATTGCATTTGTGAGTGCTGCTGTGCTGCAAAAAAGCTATGTTCCTCAAAAAGCACCCAAGATTGCCGCAGAGACATAG
- a CDS encoding 4Fe-4S binding protein: MAKPKLKEHIINRDWCKGCGICVEFCPKKVLELDEEEKVFAARPKDCICCRLCEFRCPDFAIAIETL, from the coding sequence ATGGCTAAACCAAAGTTAAAGGAACATATTATAAACAGGGACTGGTGCAAAGGATGCGGTATTTGTGTCGAATTTTGCCCCAAGAAAGTTCTTGAACTAGATGAAGAGGAAAAAGTATTTGCTGCAAGGCCAAAAGATTGCATCTGTTGCAGGTTGTGTGAATTCAGGTGTCCCGATTTTGCCATCGCGATTGAAACAT